From the genome of Candidatus Micrarchaeia archaeon:
AGGTGGTAATGCTCGGAGTCCCTGAGATAGTTTTGCGCATGCGCGAGCTGGGGCAGGTAGTTTTTGGAATAGGGGCGGGCTTTGAAATACTGGATTATTTCCGCGAGCTTCTGCAGGTCCTTTTCCGAACGCACTTTTTCGTCCATAATGGAATTTCGGGCAATCTGTTTAAAAGCATGCGAAGTGCAGAATATTGTGCGGGCTCGTGGCGCAATGGATAGCGCGCCCGGCTTCGGATTGCCCTGGACCAATCGCGGTCCAGAGTCTCTCTTTCAAGGAGAGACCGGGCGGTTGTGGGTTCAGGCCGTTTCACCTAAAATGCTGGAAGGGGCGGTCGCCCAGGAATCCTGCCGAGCCCGATTTTATTCTAAAAAACGAACTTTCCTTTCTGGAAGTCGCGGATGAGCACTTTCGCGGCTTCTGTGACGTTCAGTACACCCTGCTTTTTGAGCAGGCCGCGCTTTTTCGCAATCTGCTCGAGCACGTCCTCGGCATCAGTGGCTGAAGAAATCCCGTAGTGCCTGAGGAGCGGGTTCGGGGAGAGGGAAAACGATTTTGAGATTAGTTCGGCTGCTGCCTGCTCGGGCTTGTCCATCTCGGTTACGTCGAGAGCGCTCTTGAGCGCGAGGGACTTGTCGTTCTCGCCTATTTCATAGACTCCGGCGGTGTCGCAGAGCATCAGGTCTTTGGAAAGGCGTATCCACTGGGGCCCTTTGGTGAGCCCGGCCCTGAAGCCGGTCTTGGCCGAGTATTTCTTCCTGAGCGTGTTTATGAGCGAGGACTTGCCCACGTTGGGAATCCCGAAAACCACGATTTTGCCTTCCTTGGTCTTGCGGTATGGGTTTTCGAGCGCAATTTTGCGCGCCCGGGATATTATTTCCCCTGCGCCTTCGCGGGTGCGCGAGCTGAAGTAGATGAATCTGGGAAGCCGGCGCTCCTTCGGAATCAAATCGGATTTTGAAGCGACCACAAGGATTTTTTTGCCGAACCTGCGCTCGAGCTTGCCTATGCGGGTTTCCTCTGGAAAGCGCGCATCCACCATCTCTATCGCCACGTCCGCGGTGCGCAGAAGCTCCACGAGCTGCGAATAGAATTTCCTTTCCGAGTAGGGCATGCGAAGACCTATTTGGTGAGCACGAGAGGCTTTTCCGAAACAAGAATCGTGTGCTCTGCCTGGCTCACCAGCCCGTCGCCGGAATCCTTGAGCACTGGGTATGAAACCAGGATGCGCTGCGCTATCATCTCCTTGAGCGCGGTCCCGACCATGAGCCTGGAGAAGCCAGCTGAATCGAGCCACCTCTGCGCGAACGGGAGGAGGACGCGCTCGCGCATTATGTACTCCTGGATTTTGCGCGCCTGCGGAAGGCGCAGGGGCTTCGGGTTGATTAGGGAAAATATCTCCACCTGATCCGTGTCCTGGACGAATCCGCTTCCTGTGCTTGCGAACGGCTCTATGGCGAATATGTCGCCTTCCTCAAGGACATAGGGGCTGGAGTTGCGGACTGCCGGGATGTCCACGCCTGCATGCAGGATTCCTTTCCGTATCATGTGGCCGCTGAGATTGGAAATCGGGTGGAAGCCGAAGGATTTTATGGTGTCTTCTATGGCCGCTGAGACGTCGGATACGTGGGTTCCGGGAACCATGAGCTTTATCGCTTCCGCAAGCGCCTTCTCGCTTGCCCCCACTAACTTGGTTTGGTTGTTGGAAAGGTCGACAGTGTAGGCGGTGTCGGTGAGCGCATCGTTCAGCGAGGCACCTAAATCAACCTTTACCACGTCATTTTCAGTGAGCAGCAGGTCGCAGTTGGTCTCTGGGCTGAAATGGGCTGCCTTCTCGTTTACTGATATCGTTGCTGGAAAGGCGCACTTTGCCCCTTCGCCAGCTATCATCTGCTCTATGGTTTCGGCTATGTCTAGGAGAGATTCAT
Proteins encoded in this window:
- a CDS encoding DUF357 domain-containing protein, with the protein product MDEKVRSEKDLQKLAEIIQYFKARPYSKNYLPQLAHAQNYLRDSEHYHLKGDHFSSFGCANYAYGILEGILLKEEGKTFHELAEK
- a CDS encoding GTPase, whose protein sequence is MPYSERKFYSQLVELLRTADVAIEMVDARFPEETRIGKLERRFGKKILVVASKSDLIPKERRLPRFIYFSSRTREGAGEIISRARKIALENPYRKTKEGKIVVFGIPNVGKSSLINTLRKKYSAKTGFRAGLTKGPQWIRLSKDLMLCDTAGVYEIGENDKSLALKSALDVTEMDKPEQAAAELISKSFSLSPNPLLRHYGISSATDAEDVLEQIAKKRGLLKKQGVLNVTEAAKVLIRDFQKGKFVF
- the map gene encoding type II methionyl aminopeptidase; translation: MLSETDREDFIQSGRITAKVRDESKSLIMVDESLLDIAETIEQMIAGEGAKCAFPATISVNEKAAHFSPETNCDLLLTENDVVKVDLGASLNDALTDTAYTVDLSNNQTKLVGASEKALAEAIKLMVPGTHVSDVSAAIEDTIKSFGFHPISNLSGHMIRKGILHAGVDIPAVRNSSPYVLEEGDIFAIEPFASTGSGFVQDTDQVEIFSLINPKPLRLPQARKIQEYIMRERVLLPFAQRWLDSAGFSRLMVGTALKEMIAQRILVSYPVLKDSGDGLVSQAEHTILVSEKPLVLTK